Proteins from a single region of Bdellovibrio svalbardensis:
- a CDS encoding monovalent cation:proton antiporter-2 (CPA2) family protein yields the protein MAHTHLLHVILFLGSSVVLVWAFQRMGLGSILGYLTAGILIGPQLSGLITDYTYTQNLSEFGVVFLLFLIGLELQPKKIWALKKTLLGFGGLQIIFCTLAFAALANFFGLSWPASWVVGFALSLSSTAFSLQSLSERKVLNTEFGRSSFAILLMQDVAAIPALAIIPSLSLNPQIIDGMPHVNWGAFLFTFTGFAIFSRTLLGPFLRQVATLRSRELFTGVTLLIVIGVAYLMERAGLSMALGAFLAGVFLSESEYRHELEADLEPFKGLLMGLFFISVGMSVNLLLILEKPLLIVCLTILYMGIKGLLIYGVGRFMKLKADASQNLSVYLVQGGEFAFVILGVGQTAKVLSLEGTQILTLIITLSMILSPFIILINDRFQQRRLVTPGEKNYDRFQADNPVIIAGFGRFGQIFGRILRTQDIGFTAIDHDPEQIELLRRFSHQVYYGDASRKELLQSAGAARAKYFIIAVDDMTVATQIATTVRQEYPHLKVYARARNRQHVFELMDLGIEHIRRETLDSSLSLTQDLLIDLGIPKARAEKMIERFRLHDELMLQEQFKVRFDQKVFLDVSRQGMQQLAQVLKEDSEKTYIEPGKELHD from the coding sequence ATGGCTCACACTCACCTGCTTCACGTTATTTTATTCCTAGGTTCCTCCGTTGTTCTTGTTTGGGCATTTCAACGAATGGGCCTAGGAAGCATCTTAGGATATCTGACAGCAGGAATTTTGATTGGCCCTCAACTGAGCGGGCTCATCACCGACTACACTTACACTCAAAATCTATCTGAATTTGGCGTCGTCTTTCTTTTATTTCTTATCGGCCTTGAATTGCAGCCCAAAAAAATATGGGCCCTGAAGAAGACACTATTGGGCTTTGGCGGGCTACAGATCATCTTCTGTACCTTGGCTTTTGCAGCTTTGGCGAATTTCTTCGGGTTGTCTTGGCCCGCCAGCTGGGTTGTGGGTTTTGCACTTTCCCTTTCTTCAACGGCTTTTTCTTTGCAGTCTTTGAGCGAACGAAAAGTTTTGAACACTGAATTCGGTCGTTCTTCCTTTGCCATACTCCTCATGCAGGACGTGGCGGCCATCCCTGCTCTGGCGATCATCCCAAGTCTTTCATTGAATCCGCAAATTATCGACGGCATGCCGCATGTGAATTGGGGCGCCTTTCTTTTTACTTTCACTGGTTTTGCCATTTTTAGCCGAACCCTCCTAGGGCCTTTCCTCAGACAGGTCGCTACCCTGCGCAGTCGGGAACTTTTCACTGGCGTCACCTTGCTCATTGTCATTGGCGTCGCTTACCTCATGGAAAGAGCGGGTCTGTCGATGGCTCTCGGGGCCTTCTTAGCTGGAGTCTTTCTTTCTGAATCAGAATACCGCCACGAACTGGAAGCAGACCTTGAACCCTTCAAGGGACTACTTATGGGGCTCTTCTTTATTTCCGTCGGCATGTCGGTCAATCTTTTACTGATACTGGAAAAGCCACTCCTGATTGTTTGCCTTACGATTCTCTACATGGGCATCAAGGGATTGCTCATCTACGGTGTAGGGCGCTTCATGAAGCTGAAAGCAGATGCCTCACAGAATCTTTCAGTTTATCTGGTTCAAGGCGGGGAATTCGCGTTTGTGATTCTTGGCGTTGGGCAAACCGCAAAAGTCCTCTCTTTGGAGGGCACGCAGATCCTGACCTTGATCATCACCCTTTCGATGATCCTCAGCCCTTTTATTATTTTGATTAACGATCGTTTCCAGCAACGTCGCTTGGTCACACCTGGCGAGAAAAACTATGACCGTTTCCAAGCCGACAATCCTGTTATCATTGCAGGATTTGGTCGCTTTGGACAAATCTTCGGACGTATTCTTAGAACTCAAGACATCGGCTTCACAGCGATCGACCACGACCCGGAGCAGATTGAACTGCTGCGCCGTTTTAGTCACCAGGTCTATTACGGAGATGCCTCCCGCAAAGAGCTGCTGCAATCAGCGGGAGCCGCCCGCGCAAAATATTTTATTATTGCGGTGGACGACATGACTGTTGCGACACAAATCGCCACAACAGTTCGCCAAGAGTATCCTCACCTGAAAGTCTATGCCAGGGCCCGAAACCGTCAGCATGTCTTTGAATTGATGGACTTGGGAATTGAACACATTCGTCGCGAGACTTTAGACTCCAGCTTAAGCCTGACTCAAGACCTTTTGATTGATCTTGGAATACCCAAAGCAAGAGCGGAAAAAATGATTGAACGCTTCCGACTGCATGACGAGTTGATGCTTCAGGAGCAATTCAAAGTTCGCTTCGACCAGAAAGTATTCCTCGACGTTTCTCGCCAAGGAATGCAACAGCTTGCACAGGTCTTGAAGGAAGACTCTGAAAAAACATATATTGAACCAGGAAAAGAACTCCATGACTGA
- a CDS encoding M4 family metallopeptidase yields the protein MKFSRLLAAGLIFVSISAKAGDVIIYDAGLNPLAGIGDNKGVRVLTNGQRVGAIWKRLFISDEAKRANENITLTRDFYKNTFGRDSFDGRGSNVEAVVRLGGNLIDLFGLKQNAAWDGKKFLFGGGESDGLKKFTGAVDVIAHEYTHAVVQFSSKLKYEGQSGALNEHLADFFGQMVQVRTGRGADDFLIGETIISDDLKAAASNKRGYPVVALRDMLHPERGLSSQPAHMSQIPADLGQDCRPTMKNDNCGVHALSGIPNRATALIVQQLGWAKASPIFYVVMTERLTENSQFQDYAREVIGECLHQLSPMECSVINNSFKEVGL from the coding sequence ATGAAATTTTCACGTTTGTTAGCTGCTGGTCTCATTTTTGTTTCAATCTCTGCCAAAGCTGGGGATGTCATCATCTACGATGCAGGACTAAACCCCCTCGCAGGTATCGGTGATAACAAGGGCGTCAGAGTCCTTACCAATGGGCAAAGAGTTGGAGCCATCTGGAAAAGACTTTTTATCAGCGACGAAGCGAAACGTGCGAATGAAAACATCACCCTCACTCGTGACTTCTATAAGAACACCTTCGGTCGCGATTCCTTCGACGGACGCGGCAGCAATGTTGAAGCCGTGGTTCGCTTGGGTGGAAACCTGATTGACCTTTTTGGTCTCAAGCAAAATGCAGCCTGGGATGGAAAGAAGTTTCTGTTCGGGGGCGGCGAAAGCGATGGACTTAAAAAGTTCACGGGCGCAGTGGACGTAATCGCTCATGAATACACTCACGCCGTGGTTCAATTCTCTTCCAAACTTAAATACGAGGGACAAAGTGGTGCTTTGAATGAGCATTTGGCGGACTTCTTCGGTCAAATGGTTCAAGTTAGAACAGGGCGCGGGGCTGATGACTTCCTTATTGGAGAGACGATTATTTCCGACGACCTCAAAGCAGCGGCTTCCAATAAACGCGGCTACCCTGTTGTTGCCCTCAGAGACATGCTTCACCCAGAAAGAGGCCTCAGCTCACAACCTGCGCATATGTCGCAGATTCCTGCGGACCTGGGACAGGATTGCAGACCCACAATGAAAAATGACAACTGCGGAGTTCATGCTCTTTCAGGAATTCCTAACCGCGCAACGGCTTTGATAGTTCAACAATTGGGTTGGGCAAAAGCATCACCGATATTTTATGTTGTGATGACAGAAAGACTCACTGAGAACTCACAGTTCCAGGATTACGCCCGGGAAGTGATTGGAGAATGTCTTCACCAGTTGTCTCCAATGGAATGCTCGGTCATCAATAACTCATTCAAGGAAGTCGGCCTGTAG
- a CDS encoding DUF6436 domain-containing protein, protein MKSAFIFVSCLLLQSFSFATPPLTHLEGLDLVNNKSLKVDVASSNKGTVLVFLSAKCPCSASHEDLLNKLSTEFKEFSFVGIHSNADESIKDSSVHFESAHLNFPILQDNKSTWANHLGALKTPHAFVLNSKGEILYQGGVTDSHVGPSSKRQFLKEVLDDIQNGKTPRIKEGRALGCFIQREE, encoded by the coding sequence ATGAAAAGTGCATTTATTTTCGTCAGTTGTCTTTTGTTGCAAAGCTTTAGTTTTGCTACGCCACCTCTTACTCATCTTGAAGGCTTGGATCTGGTAAATAACAAGTCCCTTAAAGTAGATGTCGCAAGTTCCAATAAAGGCACAGTCTTGGTTTTTCTATCAGCCAAATGCCCCTGCTCTGCCAGTCACGAAGACCTGTTAAATAAACTATCCACTGAATTTAAAGAATTTTCTTTTGTTGGCATCCATTCCAATGCAGACGAAAGCATCAAAGACTCGTCCGTTCATTTTGAAAGTGCGCATTTAAATTTTCCAATTCTTCAAGATAACAAAAGCACTTGGGCTAATCATTTAGGTGCACTCAAAACACCCCATGCCTTTGTTTTGAACTCGAAAGGTGAAATTCTTTATCAAGGAGGAGTCACAGACAGCCATGTCGGCCCTTCCTCAAAAAGGCAGTTTCTTAAAGAAGTCTTGGACGACATTCAGAATGGCAAAACTCCCAGAATCAAAGAAGGCCGAGCTTTGGGTTGCTTTATCCAGCGTGAGGAATAA
- the ybaK gene encoding Cys-tRNA(Pro) deacylase — protein MTDNEKYPMTLAIRQLLDQKVTFTPHLFKYEEKGGTSVSSRELGVPEHAVVKTLIMENENKEPLIILMHGDMQVSTKQLARDIGVKTVSPCKPDVADRHSGYQVGGTSPFGTKKKMPVYMEKTILDLQKIYINGGKRGFLVEINPQEIVRLLSPHLVQVGILS, from the coding sequence ATGACTGACAATGAAAAGTACCCAATGACACTGGCTATCCGCCAATTGCTAGATCAAAAAGTCACCTTCACGCCTCATCTTTTTAAGTATGAAGAAAAAGGTGGCACTTCCGTCTCGTCGCGTGAATTGGGTGTTCCAGAACATGCCGTCGTGAAAACTCTGATTATGGAGAATGAGAACAAAGAGCCCTTGATCATACTTATGCATGGAGATATGCAAGTTTCCACCAAGCAGCTGGCAAGAGACATTGGAGTAAAAACCGTTTCTCCCTGCAAACCTGATGTTGCAGATCGCCACTCCGGCTATCAAGTCGGCGGCACTTCTCCTTTTGGAACCAAAAAGAAGATGCCGGTTTACATGGAAAAAACAATTTTAGATCTACAAAAAATCTATATCAATGGGGGAAAAAGAGGCTTCCTTGTCGAGATCAACCCGCAAGAAATTGTCAGACTGCTATCACCTCACCTCGTTCAGGTCGGCATCCTCAGCTAA
- a CDS encoding efflux RND transporter permease subunit, producing the protein MRISDVSIKNAVFSWMLFAAFIIFGFISFMRMGVSQLPDVDFPVVNVSLTLQGAAPEIMETSVVDPVEDALSSVEGVERITSVSKTGIANITIEFELNRNIDSALQEVQTKVAQAQKLMPTNVDPPVITKINPDDQPIIWLALTYEKNDPYFMMSYAKDYLKDRFTIVPGVGDIVLGGYTDPAMRIWLNSKKLLRNNISVTDVLSSINSQHAEIPGGFIQNPLKSFNVRTLGEFTSSSGFDELVINKRAGQVIQDPFNVVKLKNLGYAKEGLSEVYRISRFDGVQALGLGIKKQLGSNAVAVATAVKNKIAEIQGALPPGMKLHINFDSTRYIEQAIEEMIKHLALAVLLTSLVCWVFLGSWTATLNVLLAIPTSIMGAFIGLYFAGFTLNTFTLLGLTLAIGIVVDDAIMVLENIFRYNERGLRPIDSAIIGAREITFAALAASVAIIAIFLPVAFMKGVIGKFFLQYGVTISLAVLLSLIESLTITPMRCSSFVHQGARTTRIGKAFEMGMEKWREFYAKSLDWTLTHRWTVLVGSVIFVGTSFFSVGFLNKEMTPVQDQGLFILRLSVPVGSSLAYTDTKAKEIEKWLRTRSELSHLYVAVGGLGSGGGSDSNTGMMFVTLKDRGSRGVDPKLGRELSQQEFMGVARKELSKIPDVQVYMMDLSTRGFSTGKGYPIEFTLQGPEWDKLAELNNKMKDDMVKSGLMVDVDSDYLEGMPEVQVVPAREQAALRGISVDAIGNTVQAMIGGVKNGQYTKNGHRYDIYVQLEKREDPREEFNDLLVANDRNNLIPLQKVTQLNTKLSLQQISRVNRQRAITIYGNLAPGASQQKALDFIAEKGKLLPPTYFVEQSGAAKTFKESFNSLLFALAMGIIIAYMVLASQFNSFLDPLTVLMALPFSFSGAFFGLILMGQTINMYSMIGLLLLMGIVKKNSILLIDFTNAVRDRRESATAIEALKEACPVRLRPIVMTSVATIAAAIPSALARGAGSETFKPMAITLIGGVLVSTLLTLYAVPVTYSLVDRFRKRDVRKHDVAEAFDRVGDATSLTFNEEPDVSPSEPVSSEVAAAEKEFLNDEVPEQRHKRKFSDLFH; encoded by the coding sequence ATGCGCATCTCAGACGTCTCTATTAAAAATGCCGTCTTTTCATGGATGCTGTTTGCAGCATTTATAATCTTTGGATTTATCTCTTTTATGCGAATGGGTGTCAGTCAGTTGCCCGACGTGGACTTTCCGGTTGTGAATGTCAGTTTGACTTTGCAGGGGGCCGCTCCAGAAATTATGGAGACCAGCGTTGTCGACCCTGTTGAAGATGCATTGTCATCTGTCGAAGGGGTGGAGCGAATTACCTCAGTCAGTAAGACGGGAATTGCGAATATTACGATTGAGTTTGAGTTGAATCGGAATATTGATTCGGCATTGCAAGAGGTTCAGACCAAGGTGGCGCAAGCTCAGAAATTGATGCCGACGAACGTGGATCCACCGGTGATTACCAAGATCAATCCTGACGATCAGCCGATTATTTGGCTCGCGTTGACTTATGAAAAAAATGACCCGTACTTTATGATGAGCTATGCGAAAGACTACCTGAAGGATCGCTTCACGATAGTGCCAGGGGTGGGCGATATTGTTTTAGGTGGTTACACAGATCCAGCCATGCGCATTTGGCTCAATTCCAAAAAGCTTTTACGAAATAATATTTCTGTCACGGATGTTTTGAGTTCCATTAATTCTCAGCATGCAGAAATTCCCGGTGGATTTATTCAAAACCCCTTGAAGTCGTTCAATGTTCGCACTCTTGGGGAGTTTACCAGTAGTTCTGGTTTTGATGAATTGGTTATTAACAAACGCGCTGGACAGGTGATTCAGGATCCTTTCAATGTGGTGAAACTTAAAAATTTGGGCTACGCCAAAGAAGGATTGTCGGAAGTCTATCGGATTTCCCGATTTGATGGAGTTCAGGCTTTGGGATTGGGTATTAAAAAGCAACTGGGGTCTAATGCCGTGGCGGTCGCCACGGCTGTAAAAAATAAGATCGCAGAAATTCAAGGAGCTCTTCCCCCAGGCATGAAGCTTCATATTAACTTTGATTCCACTCGATATATTGAACAAGCGATTGAGGAAATGATTAAGCACCTAGCCTTGGCGGTGCTTTTGACTTCTTTGGTGTGTTGGGTGTTTTTGGGAAGTTGGACGGCGACGTTGAATGTGTTGCTGGCAATTCCAACGTCGATAATGGGGGCCTTTATTGGTCTCTACTTTGCGGGCTTTACATTAAATACCTTTACATTGTTGGGCTTAACCTTGGCGATCGGTATCGTTGTCGATGATGCCATCATGGTTTTAGAAAACATATTTAGGTACAATGAGCGGGGGCTTCGGCCCATTGACTCTGCCATTATTGGCGCTCGCGAAATCACCTTTGCCGCCCTCGCGGCCAGTGTCGCAATCATTGCGATCTTTTTACCCGTGGCCTTCATGAAAGGTGTGATTGGAAAGTTCTTTCTTCAATATGGCGTGACGATCTCGCTAGCGGTCTTGCTGTCACTCATTGAGTCGCTGACAATCACTCCCATGCGCTGTTCCAGTTTTGTTCATCAAGGTGCGCGAACCACGCGAATAGGCAAAGCCTTTGAAATGGGGATGGAAAAATGGCGGGAGTTTTATGCGAAATCCTTGGATTGGACGTTGACCCATCGTTGGACCGTCTTAGTGGGCTCTGTGATTTTTGTGGGTACTTCTTTTTTTTCAGTGGGCTTCCTAAATAAAGAAATGACCCCCGTTCAAGATCAAGGTCTTTTCATTCTGCGCCTTTCTGTCCCAGTCGGCTCCTCCTTAGCCTATACCGACACCAAAGCCAAAGAGATTGAAAAATGGCTGCGTACTCGTTCTGAACTGAGTCATCTCTATGTTGCGGTGGGAGGTCTTGGCTCGGGGGGAGGGAGTGATTCGAATACGGGGATGATGTTTGTAACTTTGAAAGATCGCGGATCTCGGGGCGTTGATCCCAAGCTTGGCCGAGAACTATCTCAGCAAGAGTTTATGGGGGTGGCTCGCAAAGAGCTTTCTAAGATTCCCGATGTGCAAGTCTATATGATGGATCTGTCAACGCGTGGATTTTCCACCGGGAAAGGTTATCCCATTGAATTCACCTTGCAAGGTCCTGAGTGGGACAAGCTCGCAGAGCTGAATAATAAAATGAAAGATGATATGGTTAAATCAGGATTGATGGTCGATGTCGACTCGGACTATCTGGAAGGGATGCCAGAGGTCCAAGTGGTGCCGGCCCGCGAGCAAGCGGCTTTGCGTGGAATCAGTGTGGATGCCATCGGTAATACCGTGCAAGCGATGATTGGAGGAGTAAAGAACGGCCAATATACGAAGAACGGGCATCGTTATGACATTTATGTTCAGTTAGAAAAGCGAGAGGATCCCAGAGAAGAGTTTAATGATCTCTTGGTGGCCAACGATCGTAATAATTTGATTCCCTTGCAAAAGGTGACTCAATTAAATACCAAACTCAGTCTTCAGCAAATTTCCCGTGTGAATCGGCAAAGAGCGATCACGATTTACGGCAATTTGGCGCCCGGAGCTTCTCAGCAAAAAGCGTTGGATTTTATTGCTGAAAAAGGCAAGTTGTTACCACCCACTTACTTTGTAGAGCAATCAGGAGCCGCCAAAACATTTAAAGAATCCTTCAACAGTCTGCTGTTCGCTTTGGCGATGGGTATTATTATTGCCTATATGGTTCTGGCCAGTCAGTTCAACTCGTTCTTGGATCCGCTGACTGTCCTAATGGCCCTGCCATTTAGTTTTAGCGGCGCATTTTTTGGTCTCATATTGATGGGACAGACGATCAATATGTACTCGATGATCGGTCTTTTATTGTTGATGGGGATTGTTAAAAAGAATTCAATCTTACTGATTGATTTCACCAATGCGGTTCGTGATCGTCGTGAGTCGGCGACCGCCATTGAAGCCTTGAAGGAAGCCTGTCCCGTTCGGTTGCGGCCGATTGTAATGACTTCGGTTGCGACCATCGCGGCGGCGATCCCCTCTGCCTTGGCTCGTGGTGCCGGATCTGAAACCTTTAAGCCCATGGCTATTACATTGATCGGCGGCGTCTTGGTTTCGACACTACTGACTCTGTATGCGGTTCCTGTCACTTATTCACTGGTCGATCGATTTAGAAAACGGGACGTGCGGAAGCATGATGTTGCGGAAGCCTTTGATCGAGTCGGTGATGCCACTTCGCTCACCTTTAATGAAGAGCCCGATGTTTCGCCATCGGAGCCTGTTTCTTCGGAAGTTGCCGCCGCCGAAAAAGAGTTTTTAAACGATGAAGTCCCTGAGCAGCGACATAAAAGAAAATTTTCTGATCTATTCCACTGA
- a CDS encoding FixH family protein — MKIFFVTITLLLVACARPDYLDPQQNTKQDSPEQSSNCDFIFANSQNCAQLEWTKGPQSPAESEFIVKLSLPLKNPSQTLSAVLWMPSMGHGSSPVKIEKIEEGVFRINKVFFIMPGDWEIRFYIKDTTTIFDQATVKLTL, encoded by the coding sequence ATGAAAATCTTTTTCGTCACCATCACCCTATTGCTTGTCGCCTGCGCACGCCCGGACTATCTCGATCCGCAGCAAAATACCAAGCAAGACTCACCAGAGCAATCCAGCAACTGTGATTTTATATTCGCCAATAGCCAAAATTGTGCTCAACTCGAATGGACCAAAGGCCCTCAATCTCCTGCCGAATCAGAATTCATCGTGAAGCTCTCACTCCCCCTGAAAAATCCTTCTCAAACACTTTCCGCTGTTTTGTGGATGCCTTCCATGGGACATGGTTCTTCCCCGGTCAAAATCGAAAAAATTGAAGAGGGTGTTTTTAGAATCAATAAAGTCTTTTTTATTATGCCGGGAGACTGGGAAATTCGATTCTACATCAAAGACACAACGACGATTTTTGACCAAGCCACTGTAAAGCTCACTCTATGA
- a CDS encoding DUF5602 domain-containing protein, translated as MKFFALVIGLSLFSALTYANTRYWGSGVAVGKGLFRTYIEVDRDKKPVSLGVSLTGGALDGLPDTEHEYAYVLSLPEAYKLPPYEHVLLNWNPHGHEPQEIYGAPHFDFHFYMMSNEDRMKITCTGDDEAPCMKQPAPDYLPQYYAPTPAGVPMMGWHWFDTRSPEFHGQPFTSTFIYGFYNGQVNFVEPMITREFLLNHGSVDADVPMPNKVAKSGYYPSRYMVSYDCVQDIISVEIRHFSQLEM; from the coding sequence ATGAAGTTTTTCGCACTTGTTATTGGGCTCAGTTTATTTAGCGCTCTTACTTACGCAAACACACGGTACTGGGGAAGCGGCGTTGCCGTCGGCAAAGGTCTTTTCCGCACCTATATCGAAGTCGATCGGGACAAAAAACCCGTGTCTTTGGGAGTTTCTCTTACCGGCGGGGCTCTTGACGGACTTCCAGACACAGAGCACGAATACGCCTATGTTCTTTCACTGCCCGAAGCTTACAAACTGCCTCCTTACGAACATGTTCTACTCAATTGGAACCCCCATGGACACGAACCTCAGGAAATTTACGGCGCCCCTCATTTCGATTTTCACTTCTATATGATGTCGAATGAGGATCGCATGAAAATCACTTGTACCGGTGACGACGAGGCTCCTTGCATGAAACAACCAGCCCCTGACTATCTACCTCAATATTACGCTCCAACTCCGGCAGGCGTTCCTATGATGGGATGGCACTGGTTTGACACTCGCTCCCCTGAATTTCACGGACAGCCGTTCACTTCAACTTTCATTTATGGCTTCTACAATGGACAGGTTAATTTCGTAGAACCCATGATCACAAGGGAATTCCTGCTTAATCATGGTTCAGTTGACGCCGATGTTCCTATGCCAAATAAAGTTGCCAAGAGTGGGTACTATCCCTCTCGATATATGGTCAGCTACGACTGTGTTCAAGATATTATCTCAGTTGAAATCAGACATTTTTCTCAGCTAGAAATGTGA
- a CDS encoding serine protease spb1, giving the protein MINFFLSGFLLLVTSTSFAASCCGGGFAFPALILGDDKAQVTTSLSHGQVTDDVLPNGKWMRRKDQNQSETFKIEGATLISDSLQAGFSIPVIYRKVEAESSTGLGDISTGLGYEFLPELGYSKWKPKGWGFLQLTLPTSPSIYDASNNFATDSRGRGFFTAGSGLVFTKTFNAWDAHASAELHKSFARQFTSASAGGDIEAIPGWGHSATLGFGWSKGALRLGNSLSMLNEDAIEIKGAQTSTGYLQKNMTWSFVANYMLSMESTLTASYSDQTLFGSPENSSLSKTVTLSYQQRWQR; this is encoded by the coding sequence ATGATCAACTTCTTCCTATCCGGTTTTCTTTTATTGGTCACATCGACGTCATTCGCTGCGAGTTGCTGTGGCGGAGGCTTCGCCTTCCCTGCACTTATTCTAGGCGATGACAAAGCCCAAGTAACCACCTCGCTCAGCCATGGGCAAGTCACCGATGACGTTCTACCAAATGGGAAATGGATGCGCCGAAAGGATCAGAACCAAAGTGAGACCTTTAAAATTGAAGGTGCCACCTTGATTTCTGATTCATTGCAAGCTGGGTTTTCAATTCCCGTCATCTATCGCAAAGTGGAAGCAGAAAGCAGCACGGGGCTTGGCGACATCTCCACGGGACTCGGTTACGAATTTTTGCCTGAGCTTGGTTATTCCAAGTGGAAACCCAAAGGCTGGGGCTTCCTGCAGCTAACTTTGCCCACATCTCCGTCCATTTATGACGCCAGCAACAACTTCGCCACCGATTCCCGGGGGCGCGGTTTCTTCACGGCTGGAAGCGGGCTGGTCTTCACAAAAACATTCAACGCCTGGGATGCACACGCCAGCGCAGAGCTTCACAAATCCTTTGCTCGCCAGTTTACCAGTGCTTCCGCCGGAGGCGATATTGAAGCGATACCAGGCTGGGGTCATAGCGCCACATTGGGATTTGGCTGGAGTAAGGGTGCTTTGCGTTTGGGAAATAGCCTCTCCATGCTGAATGAAGACGCCATAGAAATTAAAGGAGCGCAGACATCCACTGGCTATTTACAAAAAAATATGACCTGGTCTTTTGTAGCCAACTATATGCTGAGTATGGAATCCACACTCACCGCTTCGTATTCCGATCAAACACTTTTTGGCAGCCCGGAAAACTCGAGCCTATCCAAAACAGTGACGCTCAGCTATCAACAGCGTTGGCAGCGTTGA
- a CDS encoding S1 family peptidase, producing the protein MKSLKYLLLSSLVLAACSDKSANQVGVVDTQSNSSIIGGSEVKAGDREMVSTVGLYDKAGKFLCTGTLISGNLVLTAAHCIGEDPTQMVVIFKDKFSNAKPEDMRPVIAAKRHDKYQPEQRLNTADIAVVRFNPGAGIPAGYNTAKVLRDFSLLSPGAKIIAVGYGLNWSWVITKGAGTLRTVELEVENPAFSETEISLQQSLKKGICSGDSGGPGYIDIGGQLYVWGVVSRGAALNIPLTPKCAMTSIYTRVDVYAPFIIDAAKALNALN; encoded by the coding sequence ATGAAAAGTCTAAAGTATTTGCTCTTGTCCTCATTGGTGCTGGCAGCATGTTCTGATAAGTCAGCGAACCAGGTTGGAGTTGTTGATACACAATCCAATTCAAGTATTATTGGTGGATCGGAAGTTAAAGCAGGCGACCGCGAAATGGTTTCTACTGTGGGGCTATACGATAAAGCTGGCAAATTCCTTTGCACAGGAACTCTGATCAGCGGAAATTTGGTTTTAACAGCCGCTCATTGCATCGGTGAAGATCCAACCCAAATGGTCGTAATCTTCAAAGATAAATTTAGCAATGCAAAACCTGAAGATATGCGCCCCGTTATCGCAGCGAAACGTCACGATAAGTATCAGCCAGAACAAAGACTTAATACCGCTGACATCGCAGTGGTACGTTTTAATCCGGGTGCAGGAATTCCTGCGGGATATAACACGGCAAAAGTACTTCGTGATTTCTCTTTGTTATCTCCTGGAGCAAAAATTATCGCTGTAGGTTATGGCTTGAACTGGTCATGGGTCATCACAAAAGGTGCCGGAACATTAAGAACAGTTGAATTGGAAGTTGAAAATCCAGCGTTCTCTGAAACTGAAATCTCTCTTCAACAATCGTTGAAAAAGGGAATTTGCAGTGGAGACTCTGGTGGCCCTGGTTATATAGATATTGGTGGGCAACTTTATGTTTGGGGAGTTGTTAGCAGAGGCGCTGCTTTGAACATTCCTTTGACTCCAAAGTGCGCAATGACGTCTATCTACACTAGAGTGGATGTTTATGCTCCGTTCATTATTGATGCCGCGAAAGCATTGAACGCTCTTAACTAA